The Anomaloglossus baeobatrachus isolate aAnoBae1 chromosome 5, aAnoBae1.hap1, whole genome shotgun sequence genome includes the window ccggtcctcagctctatatgtcctcccgaaaNNNNNNNNNNNNNNNNNNNNNNNNNNNNNNNNNNNNNNNNNNNNNNNNNNNNNNNNNNNNNNNNNNNNNNNNNNNNNNNNNNNNNNNNNNNNNNNNNNNNNNNNNNNNNNNNNNNNNNNNNNNNNNNNNNNNNNNNNNNNNNNNNNNNNNNNNNNNNNNNNNNNNNNNNNNNNNNNNNNNNNNNNNNNNNNNNNNNNNNNTGTGGTGCTGGGGGTTCCGTCCCCCGTGTGTTGTGGTGCTGGGGGTTCCGTCCCCCGTGTGTTGTGGTGCTGGGGGTCCCGTCCCCCGTGTGTTGTGGTGCTGCTCCTCACCTCCTCTCTCTCTTGCAGGGGTGCTGGTGCTGGGGGTTCCGTCCCCCGTGTGTTGTGGTGCTGGGGGTTCCGTCCCCCGTGTGTTGTGGTGCTGGGGGTCCCGTCCCCCGTGTGTTGTGGTGCTGCTCCTCACCTCCTCTCTCTCTTGCAGGGGTGCGGGTGCTGGGGGTTCCGTCCCCCGTGTGTTGTGGTGCTGGGGGTTCCGTCCCCCGTGTGTTGTGGTGCTGGGGGTCCCGTCCCCCGTGTGTTGTGGTGCTGGGGGTTCCGTCCCCCGTGTGTTGTGGCTGGGGGTTCCGTCCCCCGTGTGTTGTGGTGCTGGGGGTTCCGTCCCCCGTGTGTTGTGGTGCTGGGGGTTCCGTCCCCCGTGTGTTGTGGTGCTGGGGGTTCCGTCCCCCGTGTGTTGTGGTGCTGGGGGTTCCGTCCCCCGTGTGTTGTGGTGCTGGGGGTCCCGTCCCCCGTGTGTTGTGGTGCTGCTCCTCACCTCCTCTCTCTCTTGCAGGGGTGCGGGTGCTGGTGGACGCTCGGGAGAAGCTGCACATCCCGTGGGGGGACCCCGGGAATCAGAAGCACGGGGAGCTGCTGATGCAGTTTGATACGCGCTCGGCGCTGGTGGCGCAGGGGATGGTGGAGACACAGATCTTCCTGCTGCACCTCACCTCCATCAAAGCGCTGTGGGCGGACAGCGGCATCCAGCACGCCTACGACCGCCGCCGAGAGTTCCAGCTGGTAAGAGAGGGGGCCGCTGCCTCCGCTCTGTCCCTTCTCCTCCTCTCGGGTGTCccttctcctccctctcgattgtccccccttctcctcctctcgattgtcccccccccctctcctccctctcgattgtccccccctctcctcccctctcgattgtcccccctctctcctccctctcgattgtcccccccctctctcctccctctcgattgtccccccccccctctctcctccctctcgattgtcccccccctctctcctccctctcgatttgtccccccctctctcctccctctcgattgccccccccctctctcctccctctcgatttgtccccccctctctcctccctctcgattgtcccccccctctctcctccctctcgatttgtccccccctctctcctccctctcgatttgtccccccctctctcctccctctcgattgtccccccctctctcctccctctcgattgtccccccctctctcctccctctcgattgtccccccctctctcctccctctcgattgtcccccctctctcctccctctcgattgtccccccctctctcctccctctcgattgtccccccctctctcctccctctcgattgtccccccctctctcctccctctcgattgtcccccccctctctcctccctctcgattgtcccccccctctctcctccctctcgattgtccccccccctctctcctccctctcgattgtccccccccctctcctccctctcgattgtcccccccctctcctccctctcgattgtcccccccctctctcctccctctcgattgtcccccccctctctcctccctctcgattgtcccccccctctctcctccctctcgattgtccccccccctctcctccctctcgattggccccccctctcctccctctcgattgccccccctctcctccctctcgattgccccccctctcctccctctcgattgccccccctctcctccctctcgattgcccccccctctcctccctctcgattgcccccccctctcctccctctcgattgcccccccctctcctccctctcgattgcccccccctctcctccctctcgattgtccccccctctcctccctctcgattgtccccccctctcctccctctcgattgtcccccccctctcctccctctcgattgtccccccctctcctccctctcgattgtccccccctctcctccctctcgattgtccccccctctcctccctctcgattgtccccccctctcctccctctcgattgtccccccctctcctccctctcgattgtccccccctctcctccctctcgattgtccccccctctcctccctctcgattgtccccccctctcctccctctcgattgtccccccccctctcctccctctcgattgtccccccccctctcctccctctcgattgtcccccccctctcctccctctcgattgtcccccccctctcctccctctcgattgtcccccccctctcctccctctcgattggccccccctctcgattgtccccccctctcctccctctcgattgtcccccccctctcctccctctcgattggcccccccctctcctccctctcggttgtcccccccctctcctccctctcgattgtcccccccctctcctccctctcgattgtccccccccctctcctccctctcgattgtccccccccccctctcctccctctcgattgcccccccccctctcctccctctcgattgcccccccccctctcctccctctcgattgcccccccccctctcctccctctcgattgccccccccctctcctccctctcgattgtccccccccctctcctccctctcgattgtcccccccctctcctccctctcgattggccccccctctctcctccctctcgattggcccccccctctctctccccctctcgatTGGCCCCcccctctcgattgtccccccctctcctccctctcgattgtccccccctctcctccctctcgattgtcccccccctctcctccctctcgattgtccccccctctcctccctctcgattgtccccccctctcctccctctcgattgtcccccccctctcctccctctcgattgtcctcctccctctcgattgtccccccccctctctcctccctctcgattgtcccccccccctctctcctccctctcgattgtccccccccctctctcctccctctcgattgccccccccccctctctcctccctctcgattgtccccccccctctcctccctctcgattgtccccccccctctcctccctctcgattgtccccccctctcctcactctcgattgtcccccccctctcctccctctcgattgtcccccccctctcctccctctcgattgccccccctctcctccctctcgattgtcccccccctctcctccctctcgattggcccccccctctcgattgtccccccctctcctccctctcgattggccccccccctctcctccctctcgattgtcccccccctctcctccctctcgattgtcccccccctctcctccctctcgattgtcccccccccctctcctccctctcgattgtcttccccccctctcctccctctcgattgtccccccccccctctcctccctctcgattgcccccccccctctcctccctctcgattgcccccccccctctcctccctctcgattgcccccccccccctctcctccctctcgattgtcccccccctctcctccctctcgattgtcccccccctctcctccctctcgattgtcccccctctctcctccctctcgattggcccccccctctctcctccctctcgattggcCCCCCcccctctcgattgtcccccccctctcctccctctcgattgtccccccctctcctccctctcgattgtcccccccctctcctccctctcgattgtccccccctctcctccctctcgattgtccccccctctcctccctctcgattgtccccccctctcctccctctcgattgtccccccccctctcctccctctcgattgtcctcctccctctcgattgtccccccctctcctccctctcgattgtcccccccctctctcctccctctcgattgtccccccctctctcctccctctcgattgccccccccccctctctcctccctctcgattgtccccccctctctcctccctctcgattgtccccccccctctcctccctctcgattgtcccccccctctcctcactctcgattgtccccccccctctctcctctcgattgtcccccccctctcctccctctcgattgtcccccccctctcctccctctcgattgtccccccctctcctccctctcgattgtccccccctctcctccctctcgattgtccccccctctcctccctctcgattgtccccccctctcctccctctcgattgtcccccccctctcctccctctcgattgtccccccctctcctccctctcgattgtcccccccctctcctccctctcgattgtcccccccctctcctccctctcgattgtccccccccctctcctccctctcgattgtcccccccctctcctccctctcgattgtcccccccctctcctccctctcgattgtccccccctctcctccctctcgattgtcccccctctcctccctctcgattgtccccccctctcctccctctcgattgtcccccccctctcctccctctcgattgtcccccccctctcctccctctcgattgtcccccccctctcctccctctcgattgtcccccccctctcctccctctcgattgtcccccccctctcctccctctcgattgtcccccccctctcctccctctcgattgtcccccccctctcctccctctcgattgtcccccccctctcctccctctcgattgtcccccccctctcctccctctcgattgtcccccccctctcc containing:
- the GNA13 gene encoding guanine nucleotide-binding protein subunit alpha-13, producing the protein SVPRVLWCWGFRPPCVVVLGVPSPVCCGAAPHLLSLLQGCWCWGFRPPCVVVLGVPSPVCCGAGGPVPRVLWCCSSPPLSLAGVRVLGVPSPVCCGAGGSVPRVLWCWGSRPPCVVVLGVPSPVCCGWGFRPPCVVVLGVPSPVCCGAGGSVPRVLWCWGFRPPCVVVLGVPSPVCCGAGGPVPRVLWCCSSPPLSLAGVRVLVDAREKLHIPWGDPGNQKHGELLMQFDTRSALVAQGMVETQIFLLHLTSIKALWADSGIQHAYDRRREFQLGESVKYFLDNLDKLGEADYLPSQQDILLARRPTKGIHEYDFEIKNVPFKMVDVGGQRSERKRWFECFDSVTSILFLVSSSEYDQVLMEDRQTNRLTESLNIFETIVNNRVFSNVSIILFLNKTDLLEEKVRAVSIQDYFPEFSGEPHCLADVQKFLVDCFRNKRRDQQQKPLYHHFTTAINTENIRLVFRDVKDTILHDNLKQLMLQ